One Tenebrio molitor chromosome 2, icTenMoli1.1, whole genome shotgun sequence genomic region harbors:
- the LOC138124003 gene encoding proton-coupled folate transporter-like isoform X4, with translation MPECVVANVKIHVEIPLLLLFFAFILSDSVKTNLIIFRTCYVTLGYNKSECALLGSQDADNETSKLEKIVEPYAATLNMVHSLTEACFSAVICLFVGPWSDRFGRKPILIIPIIGTVIGVYLLHKLMKISEAIMIVVGFMSMLVGMLVMGLAKYDWEVYTAAFSRALGGVLSPMVRSLVSKIVPNEEVGKIFSLIVVSESLFGMGGSPIYTAIYNATILTNPAMFNFVSAGIYAFEVAIAITIVVARNICMTNILGQDGDEQPIIEEAIS, from the exons atgccTGAATGCGTAGTTGCCAACGTTAAAATTCACGTCGAAATACCTCTTCTACTTTTGTTCTTCGCTTTTATTCTGTCCG ATTCGGTTAAGACTAATTTGATTATCTTCAGAACTTGTTACGTCACCTTGGGGTACAACAAATCAGAATGTGCCTTACTAGGTAGCCAAGACGCTGACAATGAAACGTCCAAACtggaaaaaattgtggagcCGTACGCTGCTACACTTAACATGGTTCACTCGTTAACGGAGGCGTGTTTTTCAGCCgttatttgtttgtttgtggGACCTTGGTCGGATCGTTTTGGGCGGAAGCCAATACTGATCATTCCCATAATAG GTACTGTGATTGGAGTTTATCTCTTGCACAaattgatgaaaatttctGAAGCGATAATGATCGTTGTTGGTTTCATGTCCATGCTTGTCGGAATGTTGGTGATGGGTTTAGCCAAGTACGACTGGGAGGTTTATACTG CTGCCTTTTCGCGTGCCCTCGGGGGGGTTTTAAGTCCTATGGTGCGGTCGTTGGTTTCGAAGATCGTTCCAAATGAGGAAGTTGGAAAGATATTTTCTTTGATAGTTGTAAGCGAATCATTGTTTGGGATGGGAGGATCACCCATTTACACAGCGATTTACAATGCCACAATCCTGACAAATCCTGCGATGTTTAATTTTGTAAGTGCGGGCATTTACGCTTTCGAGGTTGCGATCGCCAT AACGATCGTTGTAGCGAGGAACATTTGTATGACCAATATTCTTGGCCAAGATGGAGATGAGCAACCGATTATCGAGGAAGCGATTAGTTGA
- the Gadd45 gene encoding growth arrest and DNA damage-inducible protein GADD45 gamma codes for MINRSKLGSALQAVLSQAKVDGRLTCGLPPTVAHLERASEDVLLCVLPLTRPGDAATHIQTVLLQAFCYENYIPVIQVDSSEKLGEYCGLGSRIECPCAIITKDEERKRDPLLSPTEQELTDFYECTLEEFPRPIVELPR; via the exons ATGATCAACAg AAGCAAATTAGGAAGCGCCCTTCAGGCCGTCCTTTCCCAGGCCAAGGTCGATGGCCGTCTTACATGTGGCCTTCCTCCAACAGTCGCTCATTTAGAAAGAGCATCCGAAGATGTCCTGCTCTGTGTTCTACCTTTAACCAGACCAGGAGACGCAGCCACCCACATTCAAACCGTGCTTCTTCAAGCGTTCTGTTACGAAAATTACATCCCCGTAATACAG gtggACAGTAGTGAGAAACTGGGCGAGTATTGCGGCTTGGGATCACGGATCGAGTGCCCCTGTGCCATAATCACCAAAGATGAAGAACGAAAACGGGACCCGCTGCTTTCACCCACTGAACAAGAATTGACCGATTTTTACGAATGTACCTTAGAGGAGTTTCCTCGACCCATCGTTGAGTTGCCAAGATGA
- the LOC138124003 gene encoding probable peptidoglycan muropeptide transporter SLC46 isoform X3: protein MKRPNWKKLWSPVICLFVGPWSDRFGRKPILIIPIIGYLLFYVFFAVFASLENISPWYSLVCSIPVYVTGGGASYLTVLLCYITDVTREANRGMRMGVFEAVLSLGILMGNVSSSYVFSVTNYLGTFLISATCCFLNVIFTVFLIPESLINPETEGRLKNLFQLSNITDMLKTTFKGRQNYDRFVVLCCVLMLTIYILAINGDGAVIFLFLRENFHWSLRKYTLFSAAHNVTWVLGTVIGVYLLHKLMKISEAIMIVVGFMSMLVGMLVMGLAKYDWEVYTAAFSRALGGVLSPMVRSLVSKIVPNEEVGKIFSLIVVSESLFGMGGSPIYTAIYNATILTNPAMFNFVSAGIYAFEVAIAITIVVARNICMTNILGQDGDEQPIIEEAIS from the exons ATGAAACGTCCAAACtggaaaaaattgtggagcC CCgttatttgtttgtttgtggGACCTTGGTCGGATCGTTTTGGGCGGAAGCCAATACTGATCATTCCCATAATAG GAtaccttttgttttatgttttttttgccGTTTTTGCTTCTTTGGAAAATATATCACCCTGGTACTCCTTGGTGTGTTCGATACCTGTATACGTAACAGGCGGCGGTGCCTCTTACCTCACTGTTCTTTTATGTTATATAACTGATGTGACACGCGAAGCAAATCGTGGCATGAGAATGGGTGTTTTCGAGGCTGTTCTTTCATTAGGAATTCTTATGGGCAACGTCTCAAGTTCCTACGTTTTTTctgtaacaaattatttagGAACTTTTTTAATCTCAGCCACTTGTTGCTTCTTGAATGTAATTTTCACTGTTTTTTTGATACCGGAGTCACTAATAAATCCGGAAACAGAG GGTCGCTTGAAGAATTTATTCCAGCTATCTAACATCACAGATATGTTAAAAACAACATTCAAAGGAAGACAAAATTACGACCGTTTTGTTGTATTGTGTTGCGTCTTGATGTTAACTATCTACATTTTGGCAATTAATGGAGATGGTGCtgtgatatttttatttttgagagAAAATTTCCATTGGTCTTTACGAAAATACACATTATTCAGTGCCGCCCATAATGTTACGTGGGTTCTAGGTACTGTGATTGGAGTTTATCTCTTGCACAaattgatgaaaatttctGAAGCGATAATGATCGTTGTTGGTTTCATGTCCATGCTTGTCGGAATGTTGGTGATGGGTTTAGCCAAGTACGACTGGGAGGTTTATACTG CTGCCTTTTCGCGTGCCCTCGGGGGGGTTTTAAGTCCTATGGTGCGGTCGTTGGTTTCGAAGATCGTTCCAAATGAGGAAGTTGGAAAGATATTTTCTTTGATAGTTGTAAGCGAATCATTGTTTGGGATGGGAGGATCACCCATTTACACAGCGATTTACAATGCCACAATCCTGACAAATCCTGCGATGTTTAATTTTGTAAGTGCGGGCATTTACGCTTTCGAGGTTGCGATCGCCAT AACGATCGTTGTAGCGAGGAACATTTGTATGACCAATATTCTTGGCCAAGATGGAGATGAGCAACCGATTATCGAGGAAGCGATTAGTTGA
- the LOC138124009 gene encoding E3 ubiquitin-protein ligase SIAH1A-like, with product MEEHLYDELLVELECPICTNYMSPPIRQCATGHSVCESCRKKLPKCALCQGKFTDSRNISLEGLAVKMRYPCINKSTGCTAKLSYTERETHELRCTFKGFKCAMEKCPWVGKIEDLAAHWASKKMSSKPYHKSNICHTKMKTESYYVNIVDAYNKLFWFKCKLTKNKLHWAVQYIGNTAEAENYYYEIEIFKPGRARKKILMSEYCQSIELENSQLFNDEACVSINADTINNFVSGDQLLIYYMRVIDAKDDNVTQKQLQVKQETFKNEKTNKQRDRSKGPPAHGSKNLKKKQNIQKVLHKQEDGFVVL from the coding sequence atggaaGAACATTTGTATGATGAACTCCTTGTGGAGTTAGAGTGCCCAATCTGTACCAACTACATGTCGCCACCTATTCGGCAATGTGCGACAGGTCATAGCGTATGTGAATCGTGTCGCAAAAAACTTCCCAAATGCGCTTTGTGTCAGGGTAAGTTTACTGACTCGCGTAATATTTCGCTTGAGGGCCTCGCCGTCAAGATGCGCTATCCGTGCATCAACAAATCCACGGGTTGCACTGCTAAACTATCTTACACTGAGCGTGAAACCCACGAACTTCGATGCACTTTCAAAGGATTCAAATGTGCCATGGAGAAGTGCCCGTGGGTTGGCAAAATCGAAGATCTTGCGGCACACTGGGCCTCAAAAAAGATGTCCAGCAAGCCCTACCACAAAAGTAACATTTGTCATACCAAAATGAAGACAGAGTCATATTATGTTAACATAGTTGATGCATATAATAAACTATTTTGGTTCAAGTGTAAGCTCACTAAAAATAAGCTCCACTGGGCGGTTCAGTACATCGGAAATACAGCTGAagctgaaaattattattacgaaATTGAGATTTTCAAGCCGGGAAGAGctagaaagaaaattttaatgagtGAGTACTGCCAGTCAATCGAATTGGAAAATAGTCAGTTGTTCAACGACGAAGCGTGCGTTTCAATTAACGCAGATACGATCAACAATTTTGTGAGTGGAGACCAACTCTTAATTTACTATATGAGAGTTATTGATGCGAAGGATGATAATGTAACACAGAAACAATTACAAGTAAAACAAGaaactttcaaaaatgaaaagacCAACAAGCAGAGAGACAGATCCAAAGGGCCTCCAGCTCATGGCAGTAAGAACCTTAAGAAGAAACAGAACATACAAAAAGTATTACATAAACAAGAAGACGGTTTCGTCGTACTCTAA
- the LOC138124003 gene encoding probable peptidoglycan muropeptide transporter SLC46 isoform X2, which translates to MSHSVKTNLIIFRTCYVTLGYNKSECALLGSQDADNETSKLEKIVEPYAATLNMVHSLTEACFSAVICLFVGPWSDRFGRKPILIIPIIGYLLFYVFFAVFASLENISPWYSLVCSIPVYVTGGGASYLTVLLCYITDVTREANRGMRMGVFEAVLSLGILMGNVSSSYVFSVTNYLGTFLISATCCFLNVIFTVFLIPESLINPETEGRLKNLFQLSNITDMLKTTFKGRQNYDRFVVLCCVLMLTIYILAINGDGAVIFLFLRENFHWSLRKYTLFSAAHNVTWVLGTVIGVYLLHKLMKISEAIMIVVGFMSMLVGMLVMGLAKYDWEVYTAAFSRALGGVLSPMVRSLVSKIVPNEEVGKIFSLIVVSESLFGMGGSPIYTAIYNATILTNPAMFNFVSAGIYAFEVAIAITIVVARNICMTNILGQDGDEQPIIEEAIS; encoded by the exons ATGTCAC ATTCGGTTAAGACTAATTTGATTATCTTCAGAACTTGTTACGTCACCTTGGGGTACAACAAATCAGAATGTGCCTTACTAGGTAGCCAAGACGCTGACAATGAAACGTCCAAACtggaaaaaattgtggagcCGTACGCTGCTACACTTAACATGGTTCACTCGTTAACGGAGGCGTGTTTTTCAGCCgttatttgtttgtttgtggGACCTTGGTCGGATCGTTTTGGGCGGAAGCCAATACTGATCATTCCCATAATAG GAtaccttttgttttatgttttttttgccGTTTTTGCTTCTTTGGAAAATATATCACCCTGGTACTCCTTGGTGTGTTCGATACCTGTATACGTAACAGGCGGCGGTGCCTCTTACCTCACTGTTCTTTTATGTTATATAACTGATGTGACACGCGAAGCAAATCGTGGCATGAGAATGGGTGTTTTCGAGGCTGTTCTTTCATTAGGAATTCTTATGGGCAACGTCTCAAGTTCCTACGTTTTTTctgtaacaaattatttagGAACTTTTTTAATCTCAGCCACTTGTTGCTTCTTGAATGTAATTTTCACTGTTTTTTTGATACCGGAGTCACTAATAAATCCGGAAACAGAG GGTCGCTTGAAGAATTTATTCCAGCTATCTAACATCACAGATATGTTAAAAACAACATTCAAAGGAAGACAAAATTACGACCGTTTTGTTGTATTGTGTTGCGTCTTGATGTTAACTATCTACATTTTGGCAATTAATGGAGATGGTGCtgtgatatttttatttttgagagAAAATTTCCATTGGTCTTTACGAAAATACACATTATTCAGTGCCGCCCATAATGTTACGTGGGTTCTAGGTACTGTGATTGGAGTTTATCTCTTGCACAaattgatgaaaatttctGAAGCGATAATGATCGTTGTTGGTTTCATGTCCATGCTTGTCGGAATGTTGGTGATGGGTTTAGCCAAGTACGACTGGGAGGTTTATACTG CTGCCTTTTCGCGTGCCCTCGGGGGGGTTTTAAGTCCTATGGTGCGGTCGTTGGTTTCGAAGATCGTTCCAAATGAGGAAGTTGGAAAGATATTTTCTTTGATAGTTGTAAGCGAATCATTGTTTGGGATGGGAGGATCACCCATTTACACAGCGATTTACAATGCCACAATCCTGACAAATCCTGCGATGTTTAATTTTGTAAGTGCGGGCATTTACGCTTTCGAGGTTGCGATCGCCAT AACGATCGTTGTAGCGAGGAACATTTGTATGACCAATATTCTTGGCCAAGATGGAGATGAGCAACCGATTATCGAGGAAGCGATTAGTTGA
- the LOC138124006 gene encoding putative gustatory receptor 28b isoform X1 yields MMSMCFHFSTNHKSKMIKPTKIHSHFVTQHDTLYSIYNSMKPIYTVCKVIGLSTLSIEQNGQLKSKKSNYVYFGLYLTIYTLLVVYSLVCFVRYHMNFILISKHIIFFESCILALLMLFVIIFTFFLRNMQIKALDLLSHVDVYFVRGGFSMQYKNLLQKSYIILCFAVISLTIRSFLLFLTLPVSLIGQATLIVSITIKAFSKYQFVVFVQQLQMRFTNINKAIRFFFSKNSKVDKLVLNSAIRSVSPQLYLLCRLHYKLAYVVQKINSAFAVQLLVSIGVSLCDLLLQAYYLYYIATGKIPIVTIIMIVCPVIWLVDETVEIYWLVHVCASTCEQANETPTILHELRNSYSDLELENHIQTYSLQMLHQKVQFSVLGFFVVDYTLIYSIIGAVTTYLVIFIQFDQSSNNLDALLLSNSTYNSTHY; encoded by the exons ATGATGTCGATGTGTTTCCATTTCAGTACAAATCACAAGTCCAAAATGATCAAACCAACAAAAATTCACTCCCATTTCGTAACCCAACACGATACTTTGTACAGTATATATAACTCTATGAAGCCCATATACACCGTTTGTAAGGTAATCGGTTTGAGTACACTCTCTATTGAACAAAACGGTCAactgaaatcgaaaaaatccAACTATGTTTATTTTGGTTTGTATTTAACAATTTACACGCTATTAGTTGTTTATTCGTTGGTATGTTTTGTCAGATATcatatgaattttattctcatAAGCAAACACATAATCTTCTTCGAATCTTGTATACTTGCGTTGCTAATGTTATTTGTGATTATATTCACGTTTTTCCTCCGAAATATGCAAATAAAAGCGTTAGACTTGTTATCACATGTGGATGTGTACTTCGTGAGAGGCGGTTTTTCTATGCAATATAAGAATCTCTTGcaaaaaagttacattattttatgtttcgCGGTAATATCTTTAACGATTCGATCATTTCTTCTGTTTTTAACTCTCCCAGTCAGTCTCATCGGACAAGCTACTTTGATCGTATCAATCACAATCAAGGCTTTTTCCAAATATCAGTTTGTCGTTTTCGTTCAACAACTGCAGATGCGCTTTACGAACATCAACAAAGCGATACGATTTTTCTTCAGTAAAAATTCTAAAGTGGACAAACTCGTTCTAAACTCTGCCATTAGGAGTGTGTCTCCtcaattatatttattatgtcGTTTACATTATAAATTAGCGTACGTGGTGCAAAAGATCAATTCAGCATTTGCCGTCCAGTTGCTAGTGTCCATTGGTGTCTCCCTTTGTGACTTACTCCTTCAAGCTTATTATTTGTATTATATTGCCACGGGTAAAATCCCGATTGTCACAATAATAATGATAGTGTGTCCTGTCATCTGGCTAGTCGATGAAACCGTCGAAATCTACTGGTTGGTTCATGTTTGTGCAAGCACGTGTGAACAGGCAAATGAAACTCCAACAATTTTACACGAGCTCAGAAATAGTTATTCCGACTTGGAATTAGAAAATCAC ATTCAAACTTATTCGCTGCAAATGTTGCATCAGAAGGTGCAATTCTCGGTTTTGGGATTCTTCGTTGTCGATTACACCCTGATTTATTCG ATTATCGGTGCTGTGACAACCTACTTGGTAATTTTTATACAGTTTGATCAATCCTCGAATAATTTGGACGCCTTATTATTGAGCAATAGTACTTACAATAGCACTCACTATTAG
- the LOC138124006 gene encoding putative gustatory receptor 28b isoform X2: MIKPTKIHSHFVTQHDTLYSIYNSMKPIYTVCKVIGLSTLSIEQNGQLKSKKSNYVYFGLYLTIYTLLVVYSLVCFVRYHMNFILISKHIIFFESCILALLMLFVIIFTFFLRNMQIKALDLLSHVDVYFVRGGFSMQYKNLLQKSYIILCFAVISLTIRSFLLFLTLPVSLIGQATLIVSITIKAFSKYQFVVFVQQLQMRFTNINKAIRFFFSKNSKVDKLVLNSAIRSVSPQLYLLCRLHYKLAYVVQKINSAFAVQLLVSIGVSLCDLLLQAYYLYYIATGKIPIVTIIMIVCPVIWLVDETVEIYWLVHVCASTCEQANETPTILHELRNSYSDLELENHIQTYSLQMLHQKVQFSVLGFFVVDYTLIYSIIGAVTTYLVIFIQFDQSSNNLDALLLSNSTYNSTHY; this comes from the exons ATGATCAAACCAACAAAAATTCACTCCCATTTCGTAACCCAACACGATACTTTGTACAGTATATATAACTCTATGAAGCCCATATACACCGTTTGTAAGGTAATCGGTTTGAGTACACTCTCTATTGAACAAAACGGTCAactgaaatcgaaaaaatccAACTATGTTTATTTTGGTTTGTATTTAACAATTTACACGCTATTAGTTGTTTATTCGTTGGTATGTTTTGTCAGATATcatatgaattttattctcatAAGCAAACACATAATCTTCTTCGAATCTTGTATACTTGCGTTGCTAATGTTATTTGTGATTATATTCACGTTTTTCCTCCGAAATATGCAAATAAAAGCGTTAGACTTGTTATCACATGTGGATGTGTACTTCGTGAGAGGCGGTTTTTCTATGCAATATAAGAATCTCTTGcaaaaaagttacattattttatgtttcgCGGTAATATCTTTAACGATTCGATCATTTCTTCTGTTTTTAACTCTCCCAGTCAGTCTCATCGGACAAGCTACTTTGATCGTATCAATCACAATCAAGGCTTTTTCCAAATATCAGTTTGTCGTTTTCGTTCAACAACTGCAGATGCGCTTTACGAACATCAACAAAGCGATACGATTTTTCTTCAGTAAAAATTCTAAAGTGGACAAACTCGTTCTAAACTCTGCCATTAGGAGTGTGTCTCCtcaattatatttattatgtcGTTTACATTATAAATTAGCGTACGTGGTGCAAAAGATCAATTCAGCATTTGCCGTCCAGTTGCTAGTGTCCATTGGTGTCTCCCTTTGTGACTTACTCCTTCAAGCTTATTATTTGTATTATATTGCCACGGGTAAAATCCCGATTGTCACAATAATAATGATAGTGTGTCCTGTCATCTGGCTAGTCGATGAAACCGTCGAAATCTACTGGTTGGTTCATGTTTGTGCAAGCACGTGTGAACAGGCAAATGAAACTCCAACAATTTTACACGAGCTCAGAAATAGTTATTCCGACTTGGAATTAGAAAATCAC ATTCAAACTTATTCGCTGCAAATGTTGCATCAGAAGGTGCAATTCTCGGTTTTGGGATTCTTCGTTGTCGATTACACCCTGATTTATTCG ATTATCGGTGCTGTGACAACCTACTTGGTAATTTTTATACAGTTTGATCAATCCTCGAATAATTTGGACGCCTTATTATTGAGCAATAGTACTTACAATAGCACTCACTATTAG
- the LOC138124003 gene encoding probable peptidoglycan muropeptide transporter SLC46 isoform X1, producing MPECVVANVKIHVEIPLLLLFFAFILSDSVKTNLIIFRTCYVTLGYNKSECALLGSQDADNETSKLEKIVEPYAATLNMVHSLTEACFSAVICLFVGPWSDRFGRKPILIIPIIGYLLFYVFFAVFASLENISPWYSLVCSIPVYVTGGGASYLTVLLCYITDVTREANRGMRMGVFEAVLSLGILMGNVSSSYVFSVTNYLGTFLISATCCFLNVIFTVFLIPESLINPETEGRLKNLFQLSNITDMLKTTFKGRQNYDRFVVLCCVLMLTIYILAINGDGAVIFLFLRENFHWSLRKYTLFSAAHNVTWVLGTVIGVYLLHKLMKISEAIMIVVGFMSMLVGMLVMGLAKYDWEVYTAAFSRALGGVLSPMVRSLVSKIVPNEEVGKIFSLIVVSESLFGMGGSPIYTAIYNATILTNPAMFNFVSAGIYAFEVAIAITIVVARNICMTNILGQDGDEQPIIEEAIS from the exons atgccTGAATGCGTAGTTGCCAACGTTAAAATTCACGTCGAAATACCTCTTCTACTTTTGTTCTTCGCTTTTATTCTGTCCG ATTCGGTTAAGACTAATTTGATTATCTTCAGAACTTGTTACGTCACCTTGGGGTACAACAAATCAGAATGTGCCTTACTAGGTAGCCAAGACGCTGACAATGAAACGTCCAAACtggaaaaaattgtggagcCGTACGCTGCTACACTTAACATGGTTCACTCGTTAACGGAGGCGTGTTTTTCAGCCgttatttgtttgtttgtggGACCTTGGTCGGATCGTTTTGGGCGGAAGCCAATACTGATCATTCCCATAATAG GAtaccttttgttttatgttttttttgccGTTTTTGCTTCTTTGGAAAATATATCACCCTGGTACTCCTTGGTGTGTTCGATACCTGTATACGTAACAGGCGGCGGTGCCTCTTACCTCACTGTTCTTTTATGTTATATAACTGATGTGACACGCGAAGCAAATCGTGGCATGAGAATGGGTGTTTTCGAGGCTGTTCTTTCATTAGGAATTCTTATGGGCAACGTCTCAAGTTCCTACGTTTTTTctgtaacaaattatttagGAACTTTTTTAATCTCAGCCACTTGTTGCTTCTTGAATGTAATTTTCACTGTTTTTTTGATACCGGAGTCACTAATAAATCCGGAAACAGAG GGTCGCTTGAAGAATTTATTCCAGCTATCTAACATCACAGATATGTTAAAAACAACATTCAAAGGAAGACAAAATTACGACCGTTTTGTTGTATTGTGTTGCGTCTTGATGTTAACTATCTACATTTTGGCAATTAATGGAGATGGTGCtgtgatatttttatttttgagagAAAATTTCCATTGGTCTTTACGAAAATACACATTATTCAGTGCCGCCCATAATGTTACGTGGGTTCTAGGTACTGTGATTGGAGTTTATCTCTTGCACAaattgatgaaaatttctGAAGCGATAATGATCGTTGTTGGTTTCATGTCCATGCTTGTCGGAATGTTGGTGATGGGTTTAGCCAAGTACGACTGGGAGGTTTATACTG CTGCCTTTTCGCGTGCCCTCGGGGGGGTTTTAAGTCCTATGGTGCGGTCGTTGGTTTCGAAGATCGTTCCAAATGAGGAAGTTGGAAAGATATTTTCTTTGATAGTTGTAAGCGAATCATTGTTTGGGATGGGAGGATCACCCATTTACACAGCGATTTACAATGCCACAATCCTGACAAATCCTGCGATGTTTAATTTTGTAAGTGCGGGCATTTACGCTTTCGAGGTTGCGATCGCCAT AACGATCGTTGTAGCGAGGAACATTTGTATGACCAATATTCTTGGCCAAGATGGAGATGAGCAACCGATTATCGAGGAAGCGATTAGTTGA
- the LOC138124006 gene encoding putative gustatory receptor 28b isoform X3, protein MRFTNINKAIRFFFSKNSKVDKLVLNSAIRSVSPQLYLLCRLHYKLAYVVQKINSAFAVQLLVSIGVSLCDLLLQAYYLYYIATGKIPIVTIIMIVCPVIWLVDETVEIYWLVHVCASTCEQANETPTILHELRNSYSDLELENHIQTYSLQMLHQKVQFSVLGFFVVDYTLIYSIIGAVTTYLVIFIQFDQSSNNLDALLLSNSTYNSTHY, encoded by the exons ATGCGCTTTACGAACATCAACAAAGCGATACGATTTTTCTTCAGTAAAAATTCTAAAGTGGACAAACTCGTTCTAAACTCTGCCATTAGGAGTGTGTCTCCtcaattatatttattatgtcGTTTACATTATAAATTAGCGTACGTGGTGCAAAAGATCAATTCAGCATTTGCCGTCCAGTTGCTAGTGTCCATTGGTGTCTCCCTTTGTGACTTACTCCTTCAAGCTTATTATTTGTATTATATTGCCACGGGTAAAATCCCGATTGTCACAATAATAATGATAGTGTGTCCTGTCATCTGGCTAGTCGATGAAACCGTCGAAATCTACTGGTTGGTTCATGTTTGTGCAAGCACGTGTGAACAGGCAAATGAAACTCCAACAATTTTACACGAGCTCAGAAATAGTTATTCCGACTTGGAATTAGAAAATCAC ATTCAAACTTATTCGCTGCAAATGTTGCATCAGAAGGTGCAATTCTCGGTTTTGGGATTCTTCGTTGTCGATTACACCCTGATTTATTCG ATTATCGGTGCTGTGACAACCTACTTGGTAATTTTTATACAGTTTGATCAATCCTCGAATAATTTGGACGCCTTATTATTGAGCAATAGTACTTACAATAGCACTCACTATTAG
- the mRpS18A gene encoding large ribosomal subunit protein mL66, producing MSLLRGLGVIKNCATDFRLQFRTFSLFPKLRLKQIEEVQKEKNLTISAKIVPSGRESYLLSNKHLDVCPACASGLQIKHTDVLILSQFVRSDGCMLPRRITGLCKIQQKKMSSLVTMAQKAGLMANLKPENSKKDPKKRPKWKKFNKYFDESTIKFQ from the exons ATGTCACTACTAAGAGGATTAGGTGTGATCAAAAACTGCGCCACCGATTTCCGTTTGCAATTTAGAACGTTTTCATTATTTCCTAAATTACGATTAAAACAAA TTGAGGAAgttcagaaagaaaaaaatttgactaTTAGCGCTAAAATTGTACCATCGGGACGTGAGTCTTATTTATTATCGAACAAGCATTTGGATGTTTGCCCTGCGTGCGCTTCTGGGTTGCAAATAAAACATACagatgtgttaattttaagtcaGTTTGTTCGATCAGATGGATGTATGTTACCGAGGAGAATAACAGgattatgtaaaatacaacaaaagaaGATGTCATCATTGGTTACAATGGCTCAAAAAGCTG gGCTTATGGCCAATTTGAAGCCTGAGAATAGCAAGAAAGATCCAAAGAAGAGgccaaaatggaaaaaatttaataagtaCTTTGATGAATCTACAATTAAATTCCAATAA